A single region of the Polyodon spathula isolate WHYD16114869_AA chromosome 5, ASM1765450v1, whole genome shotgun sequence genome encodes:
- the LOC121316420 gene encoding phosphatase and actin regulator 2-like — MNKALYLTIWFPWLCYLFSHSSSSDEVEESSGPAHQVLVHTSPEVTVIPNDENIEHQMSDSDSDGPILYRDEEDEDDEYTSSSLANKIHRKDTLTIKLGKRPSKKELEDKNILPRTSEEVKQEIRQQLVRRLSQRPTPEELEQRNILKQKNKEEEQEAKQELKRSLSRKLSLRPTVAELVARRILRFNEYVEVTDAKDYDRRADKPWTRLTPADKAAIRKELNEFKSTEMEVHEDSKRFTRQFH; from the exons ATGAACAAAGCACTTTACTTAACGATCTGGTTTCCGTGgctctgttatttgttttctcaCAGCTCCTCGAGTGATGAGGTGGAAGAATCATCTGGCCCGGCACACCAGGTGTTAGTACACACGTCTCCTGAGGTTACAGTGATACCGAATGATGAGAACATAGAACATCAAATGAGCGATTCTGACTCGGATGGTCCTATACTTTACAGAGATGAGGAAGATGAGGATGACGAATACACTTCAA GTTCACTTGCAAATAAAATCCATCGGAAAGACACTTTAACTATTAAACTCGGCAAAAGACCAAGCAAAAAAGAGCTTGAAGACAAGAACATTTTGCCACGAACTTCAGAAGAAGTAAAACAGGAAATTCGACAGCAACTGGTGAG GCGCCTGAGCCAAAGACCAACGCCAGAAGAGTTGGAACAGAGAAACATCCTGAAGC agaaaaataaagaagAGGAGCAAGAGGCCAAACAAGAGCTCAAAAGAAGTCTGTCTCGAAAG CTTAGTTTAAGGCCAACAGTTGCTGAGCTTGTTGCACGTAGAATACTCCGGTTTAATGAGTACGTGGAGGTAACAGATGCCAAGGATTACGACCGCCGAGCTGATAAGCCATGGACAAGGCTTACACCTGCTGATAAG gctgcaATCCGAAAGGAATTGAATGAGTTTAAAAGCACAGAAATGGAAGTACACGAAGACAGTAAACGATTCACAAG ACAGTTCCATTAA